The sequence ACTTCCGCACCTTTGTACTATCCAGCGGCGCGGCCTGCGCTCGTATACTGCCAATGTGCCGGGTTTCCTCGGCGCCCGATACCGTTGGGAGAAAGGACCCCGGGTACCGTGGAGCACTTCGACGAGCCCGCCCCGACGAGGTCCGTGTCGGGCGACTCCGAGCGATTGCGCGCGAACATCGAGCACGCCGCAGCGCTCATCGCCGACGGCCGTGAAGACGACGCCATCCCCTTGCTCCGGGCCGCTATCGAGGCCGGATACCCGGGCGCCGACGCGCGCGTGCTGCTCGGTGAGGTCCTGCTCCGCCATGGAGACACGGACGGACGGACGCTGCTCCAGGTCGCGACGATCGACGCCACCTGGGGAGCCCGTGCCCAGGCCGCGCTGCGGGCCGCTGACGGACACGCGGAAGAGCGAGCGGCCGTGGAGGCACCCTCACGGAAGCGGCCGCGCCGTGGGGCGCGGCTCGACCCGCTGACGATCGGCCCCTTCCCTCACACGAACCGCCTTCCACCGGCTGCCGCCCGTGTGATGGCCGAAGCAGATGCGGACGTGGCACGAGGGCGCCTTGAGAGCGCGCTCGATCTGACCGTCTACGCCGAGACGCTCGCCCCGGACGATCTCTCCATCTTCGTACGCCACGCCGAACTCCTCGTCGCCACACAGCGCCAGGCCAAAGCGCTGGCGCTGGCCGCCACGATCCGCAGGCTCGCGGCGCTGCGCAGCGAGACCGAGCATGACCTGGCCCTTGCGCGCGTGGTCGCGCACGCCGCTCCCACGCTGGACAACGTCCTGGCTCTGGCACGAGCCGCGCTGGCCGCCGGCGACGCGTCGCTCAGCGACACCTACGTACCGGCTGCCACCGCCGCCCTGTTGGAGGCCGGAGACGCAGCGGGTGCGCTCGATCTCGCCCGCGAGTGGCACGCCCAGGCGCCCGGTAGCTCGGTCGCCCGCCTCACCTACGTCCGTGAACTGCTCCGCTCCGGCCAGGTGGCCGAGGCAGCCGATCTGACCCAAGATGTGGGACACGACCCGGCCTCATTTGTGGCTGCGCTGGCCGTCGCCGCCGCGACAGGTGCGAAGACGCAGTGGTCCCTCATCGCGCGGCTGGCTCGGGACGCTGCCGCCGGGCGCGTGGACCGGATCGAGGCCCAGCGCCTGTAGAGCGACGTGGCAGCGGTGTTGCCGGAGGGCACGGCCATGCCCGTGCTGCGCGCGCTGCTCGCGCTGGCCGTGGGTGACTCGCGCGAGGTCACCGCCCGGCTCGCGGGCTTCCGGCCGGCCGACCGCGTCAGTGCCTTCGTTGCGGCGGTGTGCTCGCTCCGCGCCCTGGGTCCGGACGCTGACTCCGCAACCGTGCTCCCGCCACTCCGGGCTGCCTTCGACCTGGCGGCGCACCCCGACGTCGCGGCCTTCGTGTCGGAGAATCCCCTCTTCGATCCTCCAGCGACGGCGGCATCTCTCGGTGAGAGCCTCGCCAACCTGCTCGTCGAGCGTGGTGAGTTCCAGGAGGCCCTCGCTGTCTACGAGCGACTCATGGGGCAGTACCCGGACACCCATCGGTACGCCCGTGCCCACGCCGAACTGGTGGGCCGCGCCGGCGAGACGGCCGAAGCCCTCGCAAAGCTCGATGCGTTGCGCGAGCAGGAGGAGGCCGCCGGGCGGCACGCCGAGGCGGAAAAAACCCTCGAGACGATGGTGCGCATCGCTCCGAGCCACCTCCCGCTGCGCGAGCGGCTGGTCGATATCCATCTCAAGCGCGGCCGGCTGGCAGAAGCCCTCCGCGAACTCTTCACCCTTGCGCAGTTGCTGGAGCGGCACGGCCGCGTCGCGGAGGCGATCGCTCACCTGCGCCGCGCCGCCGAGATCGCCACCCTCATGGGCGACTGGGAGAAGGTCGAGCCGATCTACGGCTACATGATCCGCCTGGCGCCCGAAGACATCGGGCTGCGGCACGCCGCCGCCGCCACCTTCGTCCAGCACGGGCGCATCGCGGAGGCCACGGCACAGCTCCAGGAGGTCTTTCGCATCGCGAGAACCCAGGAGGACTACGACGAAGCCATCGCTGCGCTCCACCAGATCATCGCCCTCGATCCGACGGATCTGACGCCATACCACCGGCTCGGCGAGATCCTCGCCGCCGTCGGTGAGTACGGGCAGGCCGAGCGAGTCTACGGGCGCCTCGCCCAACTCGCGCCTGACGACCCGGCGATCAAGGCAAAGCAGGCCGCGCTGGCCGCCCTCGCCAAGAGACAACTATGAACAACACGTGCGCCGCCGCGGGCCGCGCCCCGTCAGGATCCGCCATGGCGCCGTGGTACAATCCAATCAGCTAGCTGGGCAAGTCCGTCGTCAGGGTGCCGCTCATGCCCGAACTCCCGTGGATCTTTACTCGCCTCGACTTCCGGGCCATCATCGACATCTTCGCCGTGGCCCTGATCTTCTTCGGCGTGCTCTGGGTAGCCCAGGGCACACGCGCCACGCAGTTGATCCGCGGGTTGCTGATCCTGATCGTCGTGGTCGTCGGTGTCGCCAACATCTTCAACCTGACAGCACTGAAATGGCTGCTCGACAAGGCACTCCCGGCGCTCATCATCTCCGTGCCGGTCGTCTTCCAGCCGGAGCTACGCCGGGCACTGGAGCAGCTCGGTCACACCGGCTCCTGGTTGCGACCACCCTTCACGGCCGCCGCTGAGACCGACCTGGAGAGCACCGTCGAGGAGATCTCGCGTGCCGCCGTCCAGTTATCGCGCCACCGCTACGGTGCCCTCATCGTGATCGAACGTGAGACCGGGCTGCAGGACTATGTCGACCGCGGCGTGCCACTCGACGCCACGCTAACTCGGCAGCTCCTGATCAACATCTTCTACCCCAACTCGCCCCTGCACGACGGCGCGGTCATCGTACGCAACGACCGGATCCTCGCGGCGAGTTGCGTGCTGCCGCTCAGCGACAACGTTGCCACCGGCGGTCAGCTCGGGACGCGCCACCGCGCCGCCATGGGCATCACCGAGGAGTCCGACGCCATCGCCGTCGTCGTCTCAGAGGAGACGGGCCAGATCGCGGTTGCACACAACGGGCGGCTCTACCGAAATCTGGACCCGGAGCGGCTGCGGAAGGTCCTGCGTACGCTGCTGCGGCTTGACCGCCCCGAGCGCACCATCCGCCGGCGCGTGCGGCTGAACGGGCCACCACCGCCCGCCGACGGCCTGGGCGATAACCGGGAGCGAGCGCCTGAAGATGGAGCGAGGACTGCAACCCGTGCTGACTAGGCTGCGCCAGTTCCTCGACACCGGGAACCTCTTCCGGTTCATCCTGGCGCTCATCCTCGCCTTCGCGCTGTGGGCCTGGGTGACCAGCGAGCAGGACCCGGAGATCAGCAAGGTTCTGCCCGCCGTGCCGGTGGTTGCCACCGACGTGCCCGACGGCTTCACGGTCATCGGCACTCTCGGCACGGTTGAGATACGCCTGCAAGGCCCGCGCAGTCGCATCAACGCGCTGGAAGAGGGCGCCGTCCGGGCCACTGTCGACCTCGGCGACATCGAGGAGCCGGGACTCTACCAGGAACGAGTCTCGGTCGACGTGCCGTCCGGCGTGCGCGTCCGCAGCGTGCAGCCCTCCCAGATCACCGTCCAGCTCGAGCGCGCCACCGGCTCAGGCTCCTGATCCCCACTCCCGGCACGAACCTGCGTGTCAATGCAACGACTGAGCCTTCCCAGGAGGGCCGGCGTCGGCCGGTGCAGCCCCCGTCCACCCATAACTAACTCTCCTCTCCCAACGTTGGGAAAGGGGTCGGGGGTGAGGGCCGCCCCCCAGGAAGCAGCTTCGTGCGCCAGCCGCGCTCCTGGTTTGGGCACGCGGCCCAAGCGGCAGCCTACCGGCGTTACGTTGAAAAGCACCAATGATGAGTTGCGGGTGAGCTCGGCGTAGTCTAAGAGGACCGGGTCTCGACCTGGTGCGTGAGGAGGATGGCCTCGGCGACCTCCCGCATCGACTTGCGGTTGTCCATGCTTGTGCGCCGCATGCGGTTGAAGGCTTCCGCCTCCTTGAGGCCGTGGACCTCCATCAGGATGCCCTTCGCGCGCTCGATCAGCTTGCGCGTCTCCAGCGCGTCCTTGAGCTGCTCCACCTCATTCTCCAGCCCCTGAAGGTCGTGGAAACGCGCGAGGGCCAGTTCGATGACCGGCATCAACTCGCTCTCGCGGAAGGGCTTGACCAGGTACCCGGAGACTCCTGCTCGCTTCGCACGCTCGATGAGATTCTGCTCGCTGTAGGCGGTGAGGAGCACGACCGGCGCGATGCGGCTCTGGGTCAGCCGTTCGGCCGCTTCGATGCCGTCCATGTCTGGCATCTTGATGTCGAGGACGACGAGGTCCGGATGGAGCTTCTGGGCGAGCTCGATGGCCGTCCGCCCATCGGCGGCCTCGCCGACGACATCGTAGCCGAGGTGCGTCAGCATCTCGCGCAGATCCATCCGGATGATGGATTCATCGTCGGCGATGATGATTCGCGCCCTGCGCGACGCGCTCTCCATATCCCCACTCTCCGCTCGTCTGACTGGGGAGTCCCACGCCGGGGTGCGGAGGCGACGCACTCGCCCGGATATTCAAGATGTTTGGTCGGGGCGAGAGGATTCGAACCTCCGACCACCGGTACCCCATACCGGTGCGCTACCAGGCT is a genomic window of Sphaerobacter thermophilus DSM 20745 containing:
- a CDS encoding CdaR family protein codes for the protein MLTRLRQFLDTGNLFRFILALILAFALWAWVTSEQDPEISKVLPAVPVVATDVPDGFTVIGTLGTVEIRLQGPRSRINALEEGAVRATVDLGDIEEPGLYQERVSVDVPSGVRVRSVQPSQITVQLERATGSGS
- a CDS encoding tetratricopeptide repeat protein, which encodes MAAVLPEGTAMPVLRALLALAVGDSREVTARLAGFRPADRVSAFVAAVCSLRALGPDADSATVLPPLRAAFDLAAHPDVAAFVSENPLFDPPATAASLGESLANLLVERGEFQEALAVYERLMGQYPDTHRYARAHAELVGRAGETAEALAKLDALREQEEAAGRHAEAEKTLETMVRIAPSHLPLRERLVDIHLKRGRLAEALRELFTLAQLLERHGRVAEAIAHLRRAAEIATLMGDWEKVEPIYGYMIRLAPEDIGLRHAAAATFVQHGRIAEATAQLQEVFRIARTQEDYDEAIAALHQIIALDPTDLTPYHRLGEILAAVGEYGQAERVYGRLAQLAPDDPAIKAKQAALAALAKRQL
- a CDS encoding ANTAR domain-containing response regulator, translating into MESASRRARIIIADDESIIRMDLREMLTHLGYDVVGEAADGRTAIELAQKLHPDLVVLDIKMPDMDGIEAAERLTQSRIAPVVLLTAYSEQNLIERAKRAGVSGYLVKPFRESELMPVIELALARFHDLQGLENEVEQLKDALETRKLIERAKGILMEVHGLKEAEAFNRMRRTSMDNRKSMREVAEAILLTHQVETRSS
- a CDS encoding tetratricopeptide repeat protein, with protein sequence MEHFDEPAPTRSVSGDSERLRANIEHAAALIADGREDDAIPLLRAAIEAGYPGADARVLLGEVLLRHGDTDGRTLLQVATIDATWGARAQAALRAADGHAEERAAVEAPSRKRPRRGARLDPLTIGPFPHTNRLPPAAARVMAEADADVARGRLESALDLTVYAETLAPDDLSIFVRHAELLVATQRQAKALALAATIRRLAALRSETEHDLALARVVAHAAPTLDNVLALARAALAAGDASLSDTYVPAATAALLEAGDAAGALDLAREWHAQAPGSSVARLTYVRELLRSGQVAEAADLTQDVGHDPASFVAALAVAAATGAKTQWSLIARLARDAAAGRVDRIEAQRL
- the cdaA gene encoding diadenylate cyclase CdaA, translated to MPELPWIFTRLDFRAIIDIFAVALIFFGVLWVAQGTRATQLIRGLLILIVVVVGVANIFNLTALKWLLDKALPALIISVPVVFQPELRRALEQLGHTGSWLRPPFTAAAETDLESTVEEISRAAVQLSRHRYGALIVIERETGLQDYVDRGVPLDATLTRQLLINIFYPNSPLHDGAVIVRNDRILAASCVLPLSDNVATGGQLGTRHRAAMGITEESDAIAVVVSEETGQIAVAHNGRLYRNLDPERLRKVLRTLLRLDRPERTIRRRVRLNGPPPPADGLGDNRERAPEDGARTATRAD